The following coding sequences lie in one Biomphalaria glabrata chromosome 18, xgBioGlab47.1, whole genome shotgun sequence genomic window:
- the LOC106051601 gene encoding uncharacterized protein LOC106051601 yields MKLYQSYEICNLIAGFTILSSGNTSVCMWRSQLGYLNYTQTRDQCLAKRANLFTVKDVGKLNIAKLINVDFYIGLEDIGRNRTFFWTDDMSVLDESLKLQIFNKGEPNNYAGNEYCVQYAGAFGKVRDVPCNWTANVVCENNCFRF; encoded by the exons ATGAAGTTGTATCAGTCATACGAAATATGCAACTTGATTGCTGGCTTTACGATCCTGTCTTCTGGTAATACGTCTGTGTGTATGTGGCGCTCTCAGCTCGGTTATCTGAACTACACTCAAACAAGAGATCAATGTCTCG CAAAGAGAGCGAATCTCTTCACGGTAAAAGATGTGGGCAAGCTTAACATAGCCAAATTAATAAACGTCGACTTCTATATAGGACTTGAGGACATTGGAAGGAATCGCACTTTTTTCTGGACCGATGACATGTCTGTGCTTGATGAATCTTTAAAGCTTCAGATCTTTAATAAAG GTGAACCCAATAACTATGCTGGTAATGAGTACTGTGTCCAGTATGCTGGTGCATTTGGAAAGGTTCGTGACGTACCCTGTAACTGGACTGCAAATGTCGTCTGCGAAAACAACTGTTTCCGTTTTTAG
- the LOC106069392 gene encoding zinc finger protein OZF-like, whose translation MKTNNVIKYECGYSHPFTCDVCHAVFTLKSSLTRHRHIHAQGKKFVCEICDRAFVVKRYLQRHIAHQHIQKKYQCALCEKYFLGKTELVKHQKQHSFLSHSSKRRSVQRRKSFSCLVCCKSFTKKLSLIQHEKTHRRDSPSASDCGIQALSSEELLYGEMTYSCHVCKKDFATKRNAMAHLSKKHFKCDICNKVLTNSRQIRKHMQRHMGSVEAMRINMTLTLENDDVGFKSETLTDLKPENLQMVSMNADYYLKSLHTQGRFKSYTRKIFICDMCGYSTSAKYVLNSHISAHLGERRFMCDECGKTFIWADSLKTHKTTHQSATPFQCTICFRSFKLKSYLIQHETYYHFGKGEFLCPICDKIFFSKFSLKEHLRLHANSETFACKICGEVCPSQYFLTKHKQVHLPNNPNHCSVCNKTFLCKWKLELHSRVHSGEKPYRCTQCNRAFSDRSTVRKHLKLHVGNKSFRCDCCQKSFAEKYHLTYHLTTHRHLKCVTTETSQIIAAIVD comes from the coding sequence ATGAAAACTAACAATGTAATTAAGTACGAGTGTGGTTACAGCCATCCATTCACCTGCGATGTATGTCATGCCGTCTTTACTCTCAAATCTTCACTGACTCGACACAGACACATTCACGCACAGGGCAAAAAATTTGTTTGTGAAATCTGCGATAGGGCGTTTGTTGTGAAGCGTTATCTACAACGGCACATTGCCCATCAGCATATACAGAAGAAGTATCAATGCGCCTTGtgtgaaaaatattttctggGCAAGACGGAGTTAGTCAAACACCAAAAGCAGCACAGTTTTCTGTCGCACAGCAGTAAAAGAAGATCAGTTCAGAGGAGGAagtctttttcttgtttagtgTGCTGTAAAAGCTTCACCAAAAAACTGTCTTTGATTCAGCATGAGAAGACGCATAGGAGAGATTCACCTTCAGCCTCTGACTGTGGCATTCAGGCGTTGTCATCAGAGGAGTTGCTATATGGGGAAATGACATACAGCTGTCACGTCTGCAAGAAAGATTTTGCCACAAAGAGAAATGCCATGGCTCATCTAAGCAAAAAACACTTCAAATGTGACATCTGTAATAAGGTATTGACTAACAGCCGGCAGATACGGAAGCATATGCAGCGGCATATGGGCTCAGTTGAGGCAATGAGAATCAATATGACCCTCACCTTGGAAAATGATGATGTCGGCTTCAAGAGTGAGACGTTGACAGACCTGAAGCCTGAGAATCTTCAGATGGTTTCCATGAATGCTGATTACTATCTAAAAAGTTTGCATACCCAAGGCAGGTTCAAAAGCTACACACGCAAGATATTCATTTGTGATATGTGTGGATATTCAACATCAGCTAAATACGTTCTCAATTCACACATCTCCGCACACTTGGGGGAACGACGCTTCATGTGCGATGAATGTGGGAAAACATTTATTTGGGCAGACAGTCTGAAGACTCATAAAACAACGCACCAGTCTGCGACCCCATTCCAGTGCACAATCTGTTTCAGGTCATTTAAGTTGAAGTCATACCTCATTCAACATGAAACCTACTACCATTTTGGCAAGGGAGAATTTCTGTGCCCTATCTGCGACAAAATCTTTTTCAGTAAGTTCAGTCTCAAGGAGCATTTGAGACTTCATGCCAACTCTGAGACATTTGCTTGCAAAATCTGTGGTGAAGTTTGCCCCAGTCAGTATTTCTTGACTAAACACAAGCAGGTCCACCTCCCCAACAACCCAAACCACTGCTCGGTATGCAACAAGACCTTTCTGTGCAAGTGGAAGCTAGAACTACACTCTCGTGTCCACTCGGGAGAAAAGCCTTACCGTTGCACCCAATGCAACAGGGCCTTCTCGGACAGGTCAACTGTCAGGAAGCATTTGAAACTCCATGTTGGTAATAAGAGTTTCAGGTGCGACTGCTGCCAGAAATCCTTTGCTGAAAAATATCATTTGACCTACCATTTGACTACTCACAGGCATTTGAAGTGTGTTACAACAGAGACAAGTCAAATTATAGCTGCGATAGTTGATTAA
- the LOC129924059 gene encoding uncharacterized protein LOC129924059 — translation MVNAKMKIKHSQSLIVLNDVSSFSILGLDEFCDPLSMPVCTSRCRTLIYAVTNGVPANILRQLINQGCDVNAKDANGKTALMYAMARRDIPFHLLKLMVGHDVNAADREGVSILVYAVKYKQEKRFIQHLLHSGAKLDLKDVYGKTVLDFVFQCCPYKSFALVDTIKNPSWLNLVSLVDMLYPYMSLMQRVNTAAYFVNQSGLTFRKLCEENKKFLKWMLSKCIVPKAIVPKAVGWEAVAGRCSPILSAVMLGHLDAVQYLLAVGCLTNSDLTFLLGLLRNQDLRITVDMRRCIEQKTSQPWPLIKLSLLAVSTSVGNEPDRISRVRSLHIPTWLQDILAYAVPPSRLPHKVTLNISTTLE, via the coding sequence ATGGTTAATgccaaaatgaaaattaaacacAGTCAGTCGCTTATAGTACTTAACGATGTTAGCAGCTTTTCCATTCTTGGACTGGATGAATTTTGTGATCCGCTATCTATGCCAGTTTGTACCAGCAGGTGTAGGACGTTAATCTACGCTGTAACCAATGGCGTACCAGCTAATATATTACGTCAGCTCATCAACCAAGGATGTGACGTCAATGCTAAAGACGCCAATGGAAAAACAGCTTTAATGTACGCAATGGCTCGGAGAGACATACCATTCCACCTTCTCAAGCTCATGGTCGGCCATGATGTGAACGCTGCAGATAGAGAAGGCGTCAGCATATTGGTGTATGCTGTCAAATACAAGCAAGAGAAGCGGTTCATTCAACACCTTCTTCACTCGGGAGCTAAACTAGACCTTAAGGATGTTTACGGAAAGACAGTTTTGGACTTCGTCTTTCAATGCTGCCCCTACAAGAGTTTCGCGCTTGTGGATACAATAAAAAATCCAAGTTGGCTTAATCTAGTATCGCTTGTTGATATGCTGTATCCCTATATGAGCCTGATGCAGAGAGTCAACACGGCGGCTTATTTCGTGAATCAATCTGGTCTCACGTTTCGTAAGTTatgtgaagaaaataaaaaattcttgaAATGGATGCTCAGTAAATGCATCGTGCCTAAAGCGATCGTGCCTAAAGCTGTAGGCTGGGAAGCAGTAGCTGGCCGCTGCTCACCGATTTTGTCTGCGGTAATGCTCGGACATCTGGACGCTGTGCAGTACTTACTCGCAGTGGGATGTCTTACAAACTCTGACCTCACATTTCTACTCGGACTACTTCGGAATCAAGATCTACGAATAACCGTCGACATGCGACGATGTATAGAGCAGAAAACCTCTCAGCCTTGGCCTCTGATCAAGTTGTCACTTCTGGCTGTGTCTACCTCAGTAGGAAACGAACCCGATCGCATTAGTCGTGTAAGAAGTTTGCATATACCGACTTGGCTGCAAGATATTCTCGCTTACGCCGTACCGCCATCAAGACTTCCACATAAAGTGACTTTAAATATCTCTACCACACTTGAGTAG
- the LOC106078271 gene encoding probable G-protein coupled receptor B0563.6, with product MATTPMSYFVCSVRANSFQIFLTFQVMECYVNPVLSLFGLCGNIMSLAILKHSGIHKPSNILLFGLVVADIMCLMLTIDYALPILYFGPDKIVPMLCGFQYHDAVNYFLTISSLVFTFFGFWGIYVNPFIQVFVTVERLLAVFMPLTFKKIVTRLTTTVCVLFSFLFWLPWNFAFNSIYDVRQQKLSPSVNWMAVVHGKFYFTNQEIIDVFNYYVVDSLDSWIPLILVTLGTLAVFIKVKVTLRKRQKLTKSLKPITWSTRTTRTLMATSVVFIAAHACGSMIIYLFPSENYVESYTRNAFYYLVYIINGSSSLSIYLVCNKRFLQIFLKIVRWET from the coding sequence ATGGCCACCACGCCCATGTCCTACTTCGTGTGTTCGGTCAGGGCCAACTCGTTTCAAATCTTTTTAACTTTCCAAGTCATGGAGTGCTACGTCAACCCGGTCCTGTCACTCTTCGGCCTTTGTGGAAACATCATGAGTTTGGCCATCCTGAAACACAGCGGTATTCACAAGCCTTCCAACATCCTTCTCTTCGGCCTGGTCGTCGCGGACATCATGTGCTTAATGCTGACCATAGACTACGCACTGCCCATACTTTACTTCGGGCCGGACAAAATCGTGCCAATGCTGTGCGGGTTCCAGTACCACGACGCAGTCAACTATTTCTTGACCATTTCTTCACTTGTGTTCACATTTTTCGGATTCTGGGGAATTTACGTGAATCCGTTTATTCAAGTGTTTGTCACGGTTGAAAGACTTCTGGCCGTGTTCATGCcactgacttttaaaaaaattgtcaccCGACTAACAACCACAGTCTGTGTTCTATTCTCCTTTCTGTTCTGGCTGCCGTGGAACTTCGCCTTCAATTCCATCTACGATGTCAGGCAACAGAAACTGTCCCCAAGCGTAAACTGGATGGCCGTAGTGCACGGTAAATTTTATTTCACCAACCAAGAAATTATCGACGTATTCAACTACTATGTAGTTGACAGCCTTGATTCGTGGATTCCTCTGATCTTGGTCACCTTAGGGACGCTGGCCGTGTTTATCAAGGTGAAGGTCACGCTGAGAAAGAGGCAGAAACTGACCAAGTCGTTGAAGCCGATTACTTGGTCAACGCGTACCACCAGGACCTTGATGGCGACCTCAGTGGTATTCATTGCAGCCCACGCCTGTGGGTCCATGATCATTTACTTGTTTCCATCGGAAAACTACGTAGAGTCTTACACACGTAACGCCTTCTACTACTTGGTATACATCATCAACGGCTCCAGCAGCCTGTCCATCTATCTCGTCTGCAACAAGCGTTTTTTACAGATCTTCCTGAAGATAGTTCGCTGGGAAACTTAG